The genomic segment AATGGCTGAGCGAGCACGCTGAGCTTCAGATGCTGGTGGCCAGCGCCGCGTTGGTGTTTGCCGCCTGGCTTGCCAATTGGGTGGTCAAGCGAATTCTGGTGCGCGGCCTGTACAAGGTTCTGCGTCATGCCCGTGAGACCGAACTGCAGGACTTCGGGATCATCCGCCGACTGTCGAACATTGTTCCGGCGCTGGTGTTGTCAATTGGCGTGAACGCCGTGCCAGGCCTTCCCGAGGCGGCCATGACTGTGGTGCGCAACGTCTGTGGCGGTTTCATCGTTCTCACCATCGCGTTAGCCCTGGGCGCCCTGCTGGACATCATCAACATGATGTACCAGCGCCGAGCCGACGCGCATGTGCACCCCATCAAAGGTTATCTGCAAGTCATCAAAATCGTGATCTATGCGATCGCCACCATTCTCGTCATTGCAACATTGATTGACCGCTCACCGCTGATTCTGCTGTCCGGCCTCGGCGCCATGGCCGCGGTCCTGCTATTGATATTCCAGGACACTATCCTGTCACTGGTAGCCAGCGTGCAGATCTCGTCAAACGACATCATCCGCGTCGGTGACTGGATCGAGATGCCGCAGCTCAACGCCGATGGCGATGTCATCGACATCGCACTGCACACCGTGAAGGTGCAGAACTGGGACAAGACCATCACCAACATCCCAACCAAACGCTTCATCAGCGACTCGTTCAAGAATTGGCGAGGCATGCAACAAAGCGGCGGCCGGCGGATCATGCGCAGCCTCTATCTGGACCAGCAGAGCGTGCATTTTCTCGATACCGAAGAATGCGAGTACCTGCACCGTTTCAACCTGCTTGATGACTACCTGACTGACAAGCGCCGCGAGATCGACGACTGGAATGCAAAGCTCGAGAAACGCGGCAAGGAGCCGGTCAATACCCGGCGCATCACCAACATCGGCAGCTTCCGGGCTTACGTCGAACACTACCTGCGCAGTCACGGCGGGATTCATCAGACCATGACCCTGATGGTGCGCCAGCTCAGCCCGACACCCGATGGACTACCGCTGGAGATCTACTGCTTCACCAATACCGTGGCCTGGACCCAGTACGAGGCGATCCAATCGGACATCTTCGACCACTTGCTGGCCATCCTTCCGGAATTCGGCCTGCGCGTTTTCCAGCACCCGAGTGGCAGCGATGTGCGAGATTGGCGCGATTCACTGCGCCAGCCCGGCGCGCCAGCACTGCAGCAACCGAAAGAACATCCGGCCGAGAAGCGAAGCTAATTGCAGGTCGGCACTGAGCACGAGGCCGCCGGCGCGGCCTCGTGCACCGCTCATGCGTGATCCCTAAACGGCAGCGCCAATCCACGTCCGGAGCGAGGCGCCACTCATCCTTACTGCCGCAGTTAGTTACCCAGAAGCCACCATCGGCCCCAATTCGACCGCTTCGGCGTCCTCCGCATGGCCGGCATGACATAACCCTGTGGAATAGCAGAAATAATCGCATAGCCGTTTCGCCTCGGCCGCTGCGACATGAGGCCGCAATGAAGCACAGCAATCAAGCGTGGTTTTCACGAATTAATCAGCAGAAAACACCAACCTCCACATATAACAGCAATAAATAATCGATTTTTAACCAAGCCTTGCAAGTCACGACCTTGAAGCAATAGCTTTACACCATAAACCGAAGCCCGTGATGGGCAGACAAGTTGCTAGCTCAAGGATCGCCTGGGGAAACACCATGACCATGCTCAAGAACCCATCGAAAAAATATCGCGCCTTTCCGGCCATCGACATTCCGGATCGCACCTGGCCGTCCAAATCGATCACCCAGGCTCCGATCTGGCTGAGCTCCGATCTGCGCGATGGCAACCAGTCGTTGATCGAACCGATGGACGCCGGAAAGAAGATGCGCTTCTTCAAGACGCTGGTGCAGGTCGGCGTAAAGGAAATCGAGGTCGGCTTCCCCTCCGCATCGCAAACCGACTTCGACTTCGTCCGTGAATTGATCGAAGGCGGCCACATCCCCGATGACGTGACCATCCAGGTGCTCACCCAAGCCCGCGAAGATCTGATCACCCGCACCTTCGAATCGCTCAAGGGCGCCAAGAAAGCCATCGTTCACTACTACAACGCCACCGCGCCGAGCTTTCGCCGCATCGTCTTCAACCAAGACAAAGCCGGCGTCGTGGGAATCGCGGTCGGCGCCGCGCAGGTCATCAAGCGTCTGGCCGACGCCGCGCCGGAGACAGGCTGGCGCTTCGAGTATTCGCCAGAGGTTTTCAGCTCCACCGAGACCGATTTCGCCATCGAGGTGTGCAATGCGGTCATCGAAGTGTTCCAACCGACTCCGGCAAAAAAACTGATCCTCAACCTGCCGGCCACCGTCGAAGCGGCAACGCCGAACATCTACGCCGACCAGATCGAATACTTCGGCCGCCAGATCAACAAGCGCGACAGCGTGCTGATCAGCCTGCACACCCACAACGACCGCGGCACCGGCGTGGCCGCCACTGAGCTGGGCCTGATGGCCGGCGCCGATCGCGTCGAAGGCTGCCTGTTCGGCAACGGCGAGCGCACCGGCAACGTTGATCTGGTAACCGTGGCGCTGAACATGTATAGCCAGGGCGTCGACCCGCAGCTGGACTTCTCGGATATCGACGCGGTGCGCAAGGTCGTCGAGGAATGCAATCAGCTGCCGGTGCACCCGCGGCATCCCTACGTCGGCGATCTGGTCCACACCGCTTTCTCCGGCTCGCACCAGGATGCGATCCGCAAAGGCTTCAGCCAGCAGGATCCGAATGGCGTCTGGGAAGTGCCCTACCTGCCGATCGACCCGGCCGATATTGGCCGCAGCTACGAGGCGGTCATTCGCGTCAACAGCCAGTCCGGCAAGGGCGGCATCACCTATCTGCTGGAGCAGGAATACGGTATCAGCCTGCCACGCCGCATGCAGATCGAGTTCAGCCAGGTCGTACAGAAGGAAACTGATCGCCTCGGCCTGGAAATGAGCGCCAAGCAGATCTATGCGTTGCTCGAGGCCGAGTATCTGCAGGCCAGCACCCCCTACACGCTGAGGAGCCATCGCCTGCAGGAAGAGAACGGCACCAGCGCGGTGGATGTGGAAGTGGCCAGCGACGGCGAAATCATGCATTGGCGTGGCATCGGCAAGGGCCCGCTGGAAGCTCTGGTCGCCGGGTTGCCGGTCAAGCTGGAGATCATGGATTACCATGAGCACTCGATTGGCGCCGGCAGCAACGCCAGGGCCGCGGCTTACATCGAAGTGCGCCTGGACGGTGAACGCTCGCTGCACGGTATCGGTATCGACGAAAACATCACCACGGCCAGCATCCGCGCGTTGTTCAGCGCCTTGAACCGGGCACTGCGCGAAGCGACATCCAAAGCCGCCTGAGGTTGGACGGCGAGCCCGGGATGGGCTCGCCGTAAGCGTTTGCGCTCTTACGCGGACGCAACGGCTCCGCGAGCCCATCGCCATGAGCAGGGCGTATCCATGGCGGCAATCCCCGTTCCTGCAGGAACGCATCATTCATCAGCAGAATTGTGCAACCGCTCCGCGGCCATCGCCACTAGGATTGGCTTTTCCGTCCAGACTCTCAGTCCAAGGAGCCGCCATGAGCAATGCTATCGGTTATGCCGCCCACGATCCGAATACGCCGCTTGCCCCCTACTCTTTCTCACGCCGTGCCGTGGGACCTAACGACGTGCAGATCGCCATTCTCTACTGCGGCGTCTGTCATTCGGACCTGCATACCGCCCGCAACGAATGGAACAACACCCGGTACCCCGCCGTCCCAGGCCATGAAATCGTCGGGCGCGTTACGGCGGTGGGTGATTCGGTCGAGAACTTCAAGGTCGGCGATATCGCTGGCGTCGGCTGTCTGGTCGACAGCTGCCAGAGCTGCGCATCCTGCGGCGAAGGCCTTGAGCAGTACTGCGAGAATGGCTTTGTCGGCACCTATAACGGCCCGGCGTTCGGCGGCGGCGAGAACACTTACGGTGGTTATTCGGACAATATCGTGGTGGATCAGAAGTTCGTTCTGCGCATCTCCCATAGCGAAGACAAGCTTGCCGCCGTCGCGCCGCTGCTGTGTGCCGGCATCACCACCTATTCGCCGCTACGTCAGTGGAAGGTCGGTCCCGGCCAGAAAGTCGGCGTGGTCGGCCTCGGCGGCCTCGGCCACATGGCGGTGAAAATCGCCAACGCCATGGGCGCGCACGTGGTGCTTTTCACTACCTCGCCGGACAAGAAGGAAGACGCCTTGCGCCTCGGCGCCAGCGAAGTGGTGGTCTCGAAAAACAAGACGGAGATGGCTGCACATCTGAACAGCTTCGACTTCATTCTCAACACCGTCGCGGCCCCGCACGATCTCGACGCCTTCCTGTCTTTGCTCAAGCGCGACGCAACCATGACGCTGGTGGGTGCGCCGGCCTCACCTCACCCATCGCCCAACGTTTTCGGGCTGATCTTCAAGCGCCGCCGCTTGGCCGGCTCGTTGATCGGCGGTATTGCCGAGACCCAGGAAATGCTCGACTTCTGCGCCGAGCACGGCATCGTTTCGGACATTGAGTTGATCGACATCCAGGCGATCAACGAAGCCTACGAGCGCATGCTCAAGAGCGATGTGAAGTACCGTTTCGTTATCGACATGGCCTCGCTCAAATCCGCTTGAGGTTCCGCTGGCGCGCCCCACCGGGCGCACCAGTCACCGCCACCCGGATTCAAGTCGGCGCTTCCCTCTTCATCGCCGAGCCGCTAAGGTCGCCGGCTTCTGCTGAGGAGCCGACATGCGTTACCTAATCTTCGTCACCCTACTCTGGGCATACTCCTTCAACCTGATCGGTGCTTATCTGGCCGGCCAGGTGGACAGCTATTTTGCGGTGCTCACCCGCGTGGTCCTCGCCAGCCTGGTATTCCTCCCGCTGACCCGTTGGCGCGGCGTTGAGCCGCGCTTCATCGCGGGCGTGACGCTGGTTGGCGCGCTCCAGTTCGGAGTGACTTATCTGTGCCTGTACCTGAGCTTCAACGTGCTGAGCGTGGCCGAGGTGTTGTTGTTTACCGTGCTCACGCCGCTGCACGTGACGCTGATCGACGATGCGCTCAACCGCCGCTTCAATCCCTGGGCGCTGGTAGCGGCAGCGGTCGCCGTGCTTGGTGCCGGCCTGATCCGCTACGACGGCATTTCCAGCGATTTTCTCGGCGGGTTCCTGCTGATGCAGTTGGCCAACTTCACCTTCGCCGCCGGGCAGGTGGGCTACAAGCATCTGGCGCAGCGGTATCCGTCCGATATCCCGCTTCATCGGCGCTTCGGCTATTTCTTCCTCGGTGCAATGGTGATCGTGCTGCCGGCCTGGCTGCTGTTCGGCCATGCCGACAAGCTGCCGACCACCGCGAGCCAATGGGGCGTACTGGTATGGATGGGTGTGCTGGCGACCGCCCTCGGCCAATTCTGCTGGAACAAGGGCGCAACGTTGGTCGATGCCGGCACCTTGGCAGTGATGAACAACATGGCGGTTCCGGTCGGGTTAGTGCTCAATCTGCTGTTCTGGGGCACGGAAACCAATCTGCTACTGCTCGCCATCGGCGGGCTGATTATTCTCGCCTCGCTGTGGATCAATCGCCTGGGCCGTGAGCAGGCCCAATGACACTATGTAACTTACTGTTATATATAGATTTTATGGATTAGCAATTAAGATAGCGCACCCCGCATGGATGCGATTCTCAGTCAGTCGTCGA from the Stutzerimonas stutzeri genome contains:
- a CDS encoding mechanosensitive ion channel family protein, translated to MQEEWNVWLEWLSEHAELQMLVASAALVFAAWLANWVVKRILVRGLYKVLRHARETELQDFGIIRRLSNIVPALVLSIGVNAVPGLPEAAMTVVRNVCGGFIVLTIALALGALLDIINMMYQRRADAHVHPIKGYLQVIKIVIYAIATILVIATLIDRSPLILLSGLGAMAAVLLLIFQDTILSLVASVQISSNDIIRVGDWIEMPQLNADGDVIDIALHTVKVQNWDKTITNIPTKRFISDSFKNWRGMQQSGGRRIMRSLYLDQQSVHFLDTEECEYLHRFNLLDDYLTDKRREIDDWNAKLEKRGKEPVNTRRITNIGSFRAYVEHYLRSHGGIHQTMTLMVRQLSPTPDGLPLEIYCFTNTVAWTQYEAIQSDIFDHLLAILPEFGLRVFQHPSGSDVRDWRDSLRQPGAPALQQPKEHPAEKRS
- a CDS encoding carboxylate/amino acid/amine transporter, whose product is MRYLIFVTLLWAYSFNLIGAYLAGQVDSYFAVLTRVVLASLVFLPLTRWRGVEPRFIAGVTLVGALQFGVTYLCLYLSFNVLSVAEVLLFTVLTPLHVTLIDDALNRRFNPWALVAAAVAVLGAGLIRYDGISSDFLGGFLLMQLANFTFAAGQVGYKHLAQRYPSDIPLHRRFGYFFLGAMVIVLPAWLLFGHADKLPTTASQWGVLVWMGVLATALGQFCWNKGATLVDAGTLAVMNNMAVPVGLVLNLLFWGTETNLLLLAIGGLIILASLWINRLGREQAQ
- the leuA gene encoding 2-isopropylmalate synthase, whose amino-acid sequence is MTMLKNPSKKYRAFPAIDIPDRTWPSKSITQAPIWLSSDLRDGNQSLIEPMDAGKKMRFFKTLVQVGVKEIEVGFPSASQTDFDFVRELIEGGHIPDDVTIQVLTQAREDLITRTFESLKGAKKAIVHYYNATAPSFRRIVFNQDKAGVVGIAVGAAQVIKRLADAAPETGWRFEYSPEVFSSTETDFAIEVCNAVIEVFQPTPAKKLILNLPATVEAATPNIYADQIEYFGRQINKRDSVLISLHTHNDRGTGVAATELGLMAGADRVEGCLFGNGERTGNVDLVTVALNMYSQGVDPQLDFSDIDAVRKVVEECNQLPVHPRHPYVGDLVHTAFSGSHQDAIRKGFSQQDPNGVWEVPYLPIDPADIGRSYEAVIRVNSQSGKGGITYLLEQEYGISLPRRMQIEFSQVVQKETDRLGLEMSAKQIYALLEAEYLQASTPYTLRSHRLQEENGTSAVDVEVASDGEIMHWRGIGKGPLEALVAGLPVKLEIMDYHEHSIGAGSNARAAAYIEVRLDGERSLHGIGIDENITTASIRALFSALNRALREATSKAA
- a CDS encoding NAD(P)-dependent alcohol dehydrogenase; protein product: MSNAIGYAAHDPNTPLAPYSFSRRAVGPNDVQIAILYCGVCHSDLHTARNEWNNTRYPAVPGHEIVGRVTAVGDSVENFKVGDIAGVGCLVDSCQSCASCGEGLEQYCENGFVGTYNGPAFGGGENTYGGYSDNIVVDQKFVLRISHSEDKLAAVAPLLCAGITTYSPLRQWKVGPGQKVGVVGLGGLGHMAVKIANAMGAHVVLFTTSPDKKEDALRLGASEVVVSKNKTEMAAHLNSFDFILNTVAAPHDLDAFLSLLKRDATMTLVGAPASPHPSPNVFGLIFKRRRLAGSLIGGIAETQEMLDFCAEHGIVSDIELIDIQAINEAYERMLKSDVKYRFVIDMASLKSA